From the Manis javanica isolate MJ-LG chromosome 13, MJ_LKY, whole genome shotgun sequence genome, one window contains:
- the KCNN1 gene encoding small conductance calcium-activated potassium channel protein 1 isoform X2, translating to MNSHSRSGCRGQPLGSGLGALGRDPPDPEAGRPPQLLHGPGLQVVVAKSEQARRSPGSPQGQPQDQEEEEDDEEDEAGRQRGSGKPPNVGHRLGHRRALFEKRKRLSDYALIFGMFGIVVMVTETELSWGVYTKGSLYSFALKCLISLSTVILLGLVVLYHAREIQLFMVDNGADDWRIAMTRERVFLISLELAVCAIHPVPGHYRFTWTARLAFTYAPSAAEADVDVLLSVPMFLRLYLLGRVMLLHSKIFTDASSRSIGALNKITFNTRFVMKTLMTICPGTVLLVFSLSSWIIAAWTVRVCERYHDKQEVTSNFLGAMWLISITFLSIGYGDMVPHTYCGKGVCLLTGIMGAGCTALVVAVVARKLELTKAEKHVHNFMMDTQLTKRVKNAAANVLRETWLIYKHTRLVKKPDHTRVRKHQRKFLQAIHQLRSVKIEQGKLNDQANTLAELAKTQNVMYDLMSELHAQHEELEARLAALESRLDALGTSLQALPSLIAQAIHPPPAPQPSRPSPGPPDKVVQSPRHWWPPTAPSDCG from the exons ATGAACAGCCACAGCCGCAGTGGCTGCAGGGGGCAGCCACTGGGCAGCGGGCTGGGTGCTCTGGGCCGAGACCCTCCAGACCCCGAGGCTGGCCGCCCCCCACAGCTCCTGCATGGCCCGGGCCTCCAGGTGGTGGTGGCTAAGAGCGAGCAGGCCAGGCGCTCACCTGGTAGTCCCCAGGGGCAGCCTCAGgaccaggaagaggaggaagatgacGAAGAGGAcgaggcagggaggcagaggggctCAGGGAAGCCTCCGAATGTGGGCCACCGCCTGGGTCACCGGCGGGCACTCTTTGAGAAGCGGAAACGCCTCAGCGACTATGCACTCATCTTCGGCATGTTTGGTATTGTTGTCATGGTGACCGAGACGGAGCTGTCCTGGGGGGTCTACACCAAG GGGTCCCTGTACTCGTTTGCCCTTAAATGCCTCATCAGCCTCTCCACGGTCATCCTGCTGGGCCTGGTGGTCCTCTACCACGCCAGGGAGATCCAG CTTTTCATGGTGGACAATGGGGCAGATGACTGGCGCATCGCTATGACCCGCGAGCGTGTCTTCCTCATCTCCCTGGAGCTGGCCGTGTGTGCCATCCACCCGGTGCCAGGCCACTACCGCTTCACATGGACGGCGCGGCTGGCCTTCACATATGCGCCGTCGGCGGCCGAGGCAGACGTGGACGTGCTGCTGTCCGTCCCCATGTTCCTGCGCCTCTACCTGCTGGGCCGCGTCATGCTGCTGCACAGCAAGATCTTCACGGACGCCTCCAGCCGCAGCATCGGTGCGCTCAACAAGATCACCTTCAACACGCGCTTCGTCATGAAGACGCTGATGACCATCTGCCCCGGCACCGTGCTGCTCGTGTTCAGCCTCTCCTCCTGGATCATCGCCGCCTGGACCGTGCGTGTCTGTGAGAG GTACCATGACAAGCAGGAAGTGACCAGTAACTTTTTGGGAGCCATGTGGCTTATCTCCATCACCTTCCTCTCCATCGGCTACGGTGACATGGTGCCCCACACTTACTGCGGGAAGGGCGTGTGCCTGCTCACCGGCATCATG GGGGCCGGCTGCACCGCGCTTGTGGTAGCCGTGGTGGCCCGGAAACTGGAGCTCACCAAAGCAGAAAAACACGTGCACAACTTCATGATGGACACCCAGCTCACCAAGCGG GTGAAAAATGCCGCTGCTAACGTTCTCAGGGAGACGTGGCTCATTTACAAACATACCAGGCTGGTGAAGAAGCCAGACCACACCCGGGTTCGGAAACACCAGCGTAAGTTCCTCCAAGCCATCCATCA GCTCCGGAGTGTGAAGATTGAGCAGGGGAAGCTGAATGACCAAGCCAACACCCTCGCCGAGCTGGCCAAG ACCCAGAATGTCATGTACGACCTCATGTCCGAGCTGCACGCCCAGCACGAGGAGCTGGAGGCCCGCCTGGCTGCCCTTGAAAGCCGCCTGGATGCACTGGGCACTTCTCTGCAGGCCCTGCCCAGCCTCATCGCCCAAGCCATAcacccaccccccgccccccagcctTCCCGACCCAGCCCTGGACCCCCAGACAAGGTAGTTCAGAGCCCTAGGCACTGGTGGCCACCTACGGCCCCTTCAGACTGTGGGTGA
- the ARRDC2 gene encoding arrestin domain-containing protein 2 isoform X2 yields MLFDKVKAFLVKLDGASAGAEPVFSGGQAVAGRVLLKLTGSARVSALKLRARGRALVHWTELRSAGPSTAYTESYSECVDVVSHRATLLAPDRGETTTLPPGRHEFPFSFQLPPTLVTSFEGKHVSVRYCIKATLHRPWVPACQARKVFTVIEPVDINTPALLAPQAGALEKVARSWYSNRGLVSLSAKINRKGRYQVCVDIPGTSKLLLELPLVIGTIPLHPLSRCSSSVGSRASFLLDWRLGALSERPEGELSILLPGASPKYSEVVADDEVAVMGQSPFPLPQDPDLIFEGPFFAYIQEFHSCPPPLYSEEDPNPPSEAMRPHCVTC; encoded by the exons ATGCTGTTCGATAAAGTGAAGGCGTTCTTGGTGAAGCTGGATGGCGCGAGCGCGGGCGCCGAGCCGGTGTTCAGCGGCGGCCAGGCGGTGGCCGGCCGGGTCCTGCTAAAGCTGACTGGCTCGGCGCGCGTGAGCGCCCTGAAGCTGCGTGCGCGGGGCCGCGCCCTCGTGCACTGGACCGAATTACGCAGCGCGGGCCCCAGCACAGCGTACACGGAAAGCTACAGCGAGTGCGTGGATGTCGTGAGCCACCGTGCCACGCTACTAGCGCCAG ACAGAGGAGAGACTACGACGCTGCCTCCTGGGCGCCATGAGTTCCCATTCAGCTTCCAGCTGCCCCC gaCCCTAGTCACCTCTTTTGAGGGCAAACACGTCAGTGTCCGATACTGCATCAAGGCCACCCTGCACCGCCCCTGGGTCCCTGCCTGCCAGGCAAGGAAGGTGTTTACTGTCATTGAGCCGGTGGACATCAACACACCTGCTCTGCTG gcCCCTCAGGCAGGAGCGCTGGAGAAGGTTGCCCGATCATGGTACAGTAACCGTGGCCTGGTCTCCCTCTCGGCCAAAATCAACCGCAAGGGCAGGTACCAG GTCTGCGTGGACATTCCGGGCACCTCTAAGCTGCTCTTAGAGCTGCCGCTGGTCATCGGCACCATTCCCCTGCACCCTTTGAGCAGGTGCTCCTCCAGCGTGGGCAGCCGTGCAAGCTTCCTGCTGGACTGGAGGCTGGGGGCTCTGTCAGAGCGGCCTGAGGGTGAGCTCTCCATCCTGCTGCCAGGGG CCTCTCCCAAGTACTCAGAGGTGGTAGCAGATGACGAGGTGGCAGTCATGGGGCAGAGCCCTTTCCCGCTACCACAGGATCCTGACTTGATATTCGAAGGCCCTTTCTTCGCCTACatccaggagttccactcctgcCCACCACCCTTGTACTCCGAG GAGGACCCAAACCCACCCTCAGAGGCCATGAGACCACACTGCGTGACCTGCTGA
- the ARRDC2 gene encoding arrestin domain-containing protein 2 isoform X1, producing MLFDKVKAFLVKLDGASAGAEPVFSGGQAVAGRVLLKLTGSARVSALKLRARGRALVHWTELRSAGPSTAYTESYSECVDVVSHRATLLAPDRGETTTLPPGRHEFPFSFQLPPTLVTSFEGKHVSVRYCIKATLHRPWVPACQARKVFTVIEPVDINTPALLAPQAGALEKVARSWYSNRGLVSLSAKINRKGRYQVGGAGRGKEPVSGLQVETLRPHCCPLQVCVDIPGTSKLLLELPLVIGTIPLHPLSRCSSSVGSRASFLLDWRLGALSERPEGELSILLPGASPKYSEVVADDEVAVMGQSPFPLPQDPDLIFEGPFFAYIQEFHSCPPPLYSEEDPNPPSEAMRPHCVTC from the exons ATGCTGTTCGATAAAGTGAAGGCGTTCTTGGTGAAGCTGGATGGCGCGAGCGCGGGCGCCGAGCCGGTGTTCAGCGGCGGCCAGGCGGTGGCCGGCCGGGTCCTGCTAAAGCTGACTGGCTCGGCGCGCGTGAGCGCCCTGAAGCTGCGTGCGCGGGGCCGCGCCCTCGTGCACTGGACCGAATTACGCAGCGCGGGCCCCAGCACAGCGTACACGGAAAGCTACAGCGAGTGCGTGGATGTCGTGAGCCACCGTGCCACGCTACTAGCGCCAG ACAGAGGAGAGACTACGACGCTGCCTCCTGGGCGCCATGAGTTCCCATTCAGCTTCCAGCTGCCCCC gaCCCTAGTCACCTCTTTTGAGGGCAAACACGTCAGTGTCCGATACTGCATCAAGGCCACCCTGCACCGCCCCTGGGTCCCTGCCTGCCAGGCAAGGAAGGTGTTTACTGTCATTGAGCCGGTGGACATCAACACACCTGCTCTGCTG gcCCCTCAGGCAGGAGCGCTGGAGAAGGTTGCCCGATCATGGTACAGTAACCGTGGCCTGGTCTCCCTCTCGGCCAAAATCAACCGCAAGGGCAGGTACCAGGTGGGTGGGGCCGGTCGGGGAAAAGAGCCAGTTTCGGGGCTGCAGGTGGAGACACTGAGGCCACACTGCTGCCCACTGCAG GTCTGCGTGGACATTCCGGGCACCTCTAAGCTGCTCTTAGAGCTGCCGCTGGTCATCGGCACCATTCCCCTGCACCCTTTGAGCAGGTGCTCCTCCAGCGTGGGCAGCCGTGCAAGCTTCCTGCTGGACTGGAGGCTGGGGGCTCTGTCAGAGCGGCCTGAGGGTGAGCTCTCCATCCTGCTGCCAGGGG CCTCTCCCAAGTACTCAGAGGTGGTAGCAGATGACGAGGTGGCAGTCATGGGGCAGAGCCCTTTCCCGCTACCACAGGATCCTGACTTGATATTCGAAGGCCCTTTCTTCGCCTACatccaggagttccactcctgcCCACCACCCTTGTACTCCGAG GAGGACCCAAACCCACCCTCAGAGGCCATGAGACCACACTGCGTGACCTGCTGA
- the KCNN1 gene encoding small conductance calcium-activated potassium channel protein 1 isoform X1, with protein MRPPPLAPQPPGSAPAGCCPARPRPPPGGLRRCGTLTLPTSSARRSRALQVSTGTQPLSHARPLVACNKPKPSTHIVMNSHSRSGCRGQPLGSGLGALGRDPPDPEAGRPPQLLHGPGLQVVVAKSEQARRSPGSPQGQPQDQEEEEDDEEDEAGRQRGSGKPPNVGHRLGHRRALFEKRKRLSDYALIFGMFGIVVMVTETELSWGVYTKGSLYSFALKCLISLSTVILLGLVVLYHAREIQLFMVDNGADDWRIAMTRERVFLISLELAVCAIHPVPGHYRFTWTARLAFTYAPSAAEADVDVLLSVPMFLRLYLLGRVMLLHSKIFTDASSRSIGALNKITFNTRFVMKTLMTICPGTVLLVFSLSSWIIAAWTVRVCERYHDKQEVTSNFLGAMWLISITFLSIGYGDMVPHTYCGKGVCLLTGIMGAGCTALVVAVVARKLELTKAEKHVHNFMMDTQLTKRVKNAAANVLRETWLIYKHTRLVKKPDHTRVRKHQRKFLQAIHQLRSVKIEQGKLNDQANTLAELAKTQNVMYDLMSELHAQHEELEARLAALESRLDALGTSLQALPSLIAQAIHPPPAPQPSRPSPGPPDKVVQSPRHWWPPTAPSDCG; from the exons ATGCGCCCGCCGCCCCTGGCCCCGCAGCCTCCGGGCTCTGCGCCCGCCGGCTGCTGCCCGGCCCGGCCCCGGCCGCCGCCCGGGGGTCTGCGACGGTGCGGGACCCTCACCCTTCCAACCTCGTCCGCCCGCCGGAGCCGAGCCCTGCAG GTCAGCACTGGAACCCAGCCACTGAGCCATGCCAGGCCCCTGGTGGCCTGCAACAAGCCGAAGCCCAGCACCCACATAGTCATGAACAGCCACAGCCGCAGTGGCTGCAGGGGGCAGCCACTGGGCAGCGGGCTGGGTGCTCTGGGCCGAGACCCTCCAGACCCCGAGGCTGGCCGCCCCCCACAGCTCCTGCATGGCCCGGGCCTCCAGGTGGTGGTGGCTAAGAGCGAGCAGGCCAGGCGCTCACCTGGTAGTCCCCAGGGGCAGCCTCAGgaccaggaagaggaggaagatgacGAAGAGGAcgaggcagggaggcagaggggctCAGGGAAGCCTCCGAATGTGGGCCACCGCCTGGGTCACCGGCGGGCACTCTTTGAGAAGCGGAAACGCCTCAGCGACTATGCACTCATCTTCGGCATGTTTGGTATTGTTGTCATGGTGACCGAGACGGAGCTGTCCTGGGGGGTCTACACCAAG GGGTCCCTGTACTCGTTTGCCCTTAAATGCCTCATCAGCCTCTCCACGGTCATCCTGCTGGGCCTGGTGGTCCTCTACCACGCCAGGGAGATCCAG CTTTTCATGGTGGACAATGGGGCAGATGACTGGCGCATCGCTATGACCCGCGAGCGTGTCTTCCTCATCTCCCTGGAGCTGGCCGTGTGTGCCATCCACCCGGTGCCAGGCCACTACCGCTTCACATGGACGGCGCGGCTGGCCTTCACATATGCGCCGTCGGCGGCCGAGGCAGACGTGGACGTGCTGCTGTCCGTCCCCATGTTCCTGCGCCTCTACCTGCTGGGCCGCGTCATGCTGCTGCACAGCAAGATCTTCACGGACGCCTCCAGCCGCAGCATCGGTGCGCTCAACAAGATCACCTTCAACACGCGCTTCGTCATGAAGACGCTGATGACCATCTGCCCCGGCACCGTGCTGCTCGTGTTCAGCCTCTCCTCCTGGATCATCGCCGCCTGGACCGTGCGTGTCTGTGAGAG GTACCATGACAAGCAGGAAGTGACCAGTAACTTTTTGGGAGCCATGTGGCTTATCTCCATCACCTTCCTCTCCATCGGCTACGGTGACATGGTGCCCCACACTTACTGCGGGAAGGGCGTGTGCCTGCTCACCGGCATCATG GGGGCCGGCTGCACCGCGCTTGTGGTAGCCGTGGTGGCCCGGAAACTGGAGCTCACCAAAGCAGAAAAACACGTGCACAACTTCATGATGGACACCCAGCTCACCAAGCGG GTGAAAAATGCCGCTGCTAACGTTCTCAGGGAGACGTGGCTCATTTACAAACATACCAGGCTGGTGAAGAAGCCAGACCACACCCGGGTTCGGAAACACCAGCGTAAGTTCCTCCAAGCCATCCATCA GCTCCGGAGTGTGAAGATTGAGCAGGGGAAGCTGAATGACCAAGCCAACACCCTCGCCGAGCTGGCCAAG ACCCAGAATGTCATGTACGACCTCATGTCCGAGCTGCACGCCCAGCACGAGGAGCTGGAGGCCCGCCTGGCTGCCCTTGAAAGCCGCCTGGATGCACTGGGCACTTCTCTGCAGGCCCTGCCCAGCCTCATCGCCCAAGCCATAcacccaccccccgccccccagcctTCCCGACCCAGCCCTGGACCCCCAGACAAGGTAGTTCAGAGCCCTAGGCACTGGTGGCCACCTACGGCCCCTTCAGACTGTGGGTGA